The genomic window AGGTTCAAGTGTTAGGGTGTAATCTCCCAGGAAATTCCCTTGCCAGGAATTACATGTCCAGAAAATAAATGCCTACATTTCCCTTTTACCCTTCCCAGAACAATCCTTGTGATTACTTGCCTAGCAATAGATTACAGGGATTTGCAACAACTCTGCGTTGCATTTGCTGTTTATGcctgcctcagtttccctcctCTTTCTTTGCCATCTCCCCTACATTCGACTACAAACTGTAGGCTCCTAGGGAAGGAGTCTGACCTCCTGTTCTTAACAAAGCATTAGGCACACCAGTATTGGCCCTCTAACCTTACTTATTTCTGAAAAGGGGAACCACCAGAATGGCACACATGGCTTTAACTCTGAGCACATCGCAGAACTAGACAAAGACAGCCTCCAAGACAGAGAGCCCAGCAACAACTCAGAGCCTGTGAGCCACTCAGGGAGGAAGTCAGAAAGGACGTACTGAAATGTTCCTGGATCCTGTTGAGGATGTTCAAGCTGTGCTTGCTGTCCACCATGTTGATGGCCAGGCCCCGCTTGCCAAAGCGCCCCGTGCGGCCGATGCGGTGAAGATACGTTTCGTTGTCTGGATTCCCGTCTTTATCCACCGGGAGGTCAAAGTTGATGACAACAGAGACCTGCTCCACGTCGATCCCTAGAGGGGGAAAGTGCTGGAGATTGAGGGGACTGCAATTCTGCTATATGCTGCAGATGCTGTAGCATCAACATTCACAGCTTAAGGAGACCCCTTTTCATCTCTCACTCCCAAGTGTTCAAAATGAATTCCCAGCCAATATGTTGTGAAAATACTGATGGAGCTGCCTGCTGCCATTTCTAACAGCTgcacacattttattttgaaatgaaaACTCTCCCTTTTCATGAAATCCCATCACGTGCTGGTAGAGGGGCTGTTGCACTTGCCCATGTAACTCATGTTTCACCTTTAGACAAACCCCTGCTTCTCAAGCCCCCCTCAATCTAGAGGGGCCAGCAACTGGCCTTATTACAAGGTGGTGGCAAAGAAGGTGAAGAATTCTATAAATGTATTTTACCGCTACTGCAACTTCTAGAGAGGCAGAAATGCATGAAGCAGCAGAAACCGTCAAAAATCTTCAAGAACTTTAACATACAAGGAtaggtcctgctggatcaggaacaGAGCCCATCTAGGTcagcttcctatgtctcacaTGGGTCCACCAGACCActcagggagcacccaggacACCTGCAacctgttaccactcccttgcatttggtagTCAGATAGGCTTCCTCCAACACCTGGAGCTTTGGTAACGCATCCCTCGACAGCCATCAGAAAAGGACTTCTCATGGCACAGTAAACCTGGGTATGAATGTCTGCATACACCAACACACACAGTGCACAGATTGCCCTAAAAATACAGCCAGTCACTCCTCCAGAGCCGAGCCCCCGCCATTACCTCGGGCACAGACGTTGGTAGTCACCAAGACCTTCTCCTTGCCCTCGCGGAAACGTTCAATCACTGCAGCCCGTTGCTCCACCATCATCTCGCCGCTCAAGAGGGCCACTTGGTGACCTTCCTTCGAGAGCTCCCCTGCTAGCCAGCCAGCCGTCTTGCGAGTCTGCAAAGGGTCATCATAGGGAGCTCTTAAGGACTCTTGCGGATGGAAGTGAGAACCTCTATCGCAGGCATACTGTCTCGCATCGCTCATCTTGCTGTAAAGTGCTTCTTTCCTACATCCACTACTGGGGTCATTCAGGCCTCCATTCAAGCACTGTCAAACAAATTTCAATGACTCCTGGATCTTTTTTGAGGaggggatggggaagggaagCAGTGCCACCCACTTATTTTTTGCAGGGGAAAAGACCTCTTTCACACACTGTCCCTAGTAAGTGGAGTACGCAACAGCCTCCAACTTTGACTCTCTTGGGGTCTCAGAAAAATAAGTTATCTTAATAATGCACTTTTCCTTCAACAGAAAGCTCCATGGAAATACAattacaacaacaaaaactggaaAATCCCCCTGTGATTCAATTGAGGTCATACTGGCTCCAGTAAGTGCAACCCTCAAACATGCAGAGAaaatgggggaagaggagaggctgggAGTGTTGAAACACCTCTGAACAAATCAAGGCCTGGTTGTGGAAGAGTACATGGAGTACAAGGTGGCACAGCTCAATGGGAGGGGACCAGGGACTTTTATGTCTGCAGGACCTCAAAAGAAGGTTATCAGATAGCTCCAGTTTGTTCTCTTCTCAGGCTACAAAGACTCTCTTCCTTAATTCTCTAGCCAGTCAAAGGTTGCAGGCTTCTGAATCTCACAAAGCTCTCCACCAAGCATATACCAATTAGAGGTCAATGTTTATTTGTGGCAAGGAAAGTTTCTAGGTGCAGGTTTGCACCACATGCCTGCTTTTGGCATACTCTGGTGGGGATTTGTGCAAGACAAGAAGCTCTGTGCCAAGCAAAAAACACTTATCtaaattacaggttgagactaattatttgcgtgggttccaagcactcaccgtGGATGGcgaaaaacgcactatagcaaatcaatttaaaaaacaaagtttctttgctccagtgatttaaaaacagccttgatgacctttatGATGTaggataagagtaattaagaagacaatccatcaatcagttctcctccaagagcttacaaagagctgagagcttacactcagcccctcccttcaccaatgaaaagtgatcacctttctttcatgtgcttagggggaagggaggggtgcaccggagagagaaggactgatggattgtcaactagctgccctctctctctctcattaaggaggctgttgttaaaggactgttcagttttttaacttgattttaaaggggtgcatttttccccttctccagggatcagtacattccttctcatctgcaggggccattcatgttgagtcaaatccgtgtataaaaaatcagagtataaataggctggacttgtacGCTACACCAGACAGATTTTCTGCTGCCTCCTTTTTCATTATGACTCTGCAAGTTATGAAAACTGTTGGTTGCACTCAAACACTTGTTTGCCATGTTAAGGGTTTAGAAAGAAGTGAAAGGAGAGATTTTCAGGAAGCCAAATTCTGAGACAAGCAACCACATTTGAATCTCCATTTTTACTCCAGACACGGGTTTTCTTCTTTCCAACCACTCACGTGACAGAAGATCATCGCCTGCGCGATCGTGATGGCGCCGTAGATATTACAAAGTGCTTGGAACTTCTCCTCACGGCTGTTGCACAGGACGTAGTATTGCTTAATGGTGTCCAGAGTCTCCTCCTCGCGTTTCAGCTTGATGATGTTGGGGTCGGGAACAACCTTCTGAGCAAACTTCCACACAGAGTCTTCAAAGGTGGCTGAAAAGAGCAGCATTTGGCAATCCCTGGGAAGCATCCTGGGAGATCAGGGAGAAAAGAGCCATGTCTGTATTCTCAGCTGGATTTGCATTCAGtacataggaacagccctgctggatcaggctcaaaGTCTACTCAGCCGAGGggctttctgtatgcaaagcagggggCTCTAGCGCCAAGCTTTCCAAACCCCATTCCCCATCTTGTACCCCACTTTTTGATTACAAAGTTCTTGAAATGGCTACAAACATCTATGACACGGGTCCCAAATTCTTCAAGGCCAATACAGTGTGATTTCTGCTGCAATCTGTGATGTGCAGATTACAGACAGTGTGGTGTAGTGATCAGAGCACTAGATTCAGACTAGGATGCTTTGAATTTAAATCACCACTTGGGCTAGCCACCCTCCTTCCCTTGAGAGGTGTTGAGAGGATAAAACAGAAGAGGGACCATATGTGCCCCTCTGAGTGGGAGACAAATGCAAGACAGTAAGTTGGTCCAAGAGCAACTGCACCACAAAACCTGACATCAGCacaaacagtaatagaggcccccTGTCTCACCTCTGGATACGGATGCTCTGGTCCTGATGCCCTTGGGTGGCAATCATGACGTCAGCCTCATCCAAGACAAAGACTTTGATTTTCTTGGGATCAATGAACTTCAGCTTGGAGCACCAGTCTAAGACAGTGCCTGGGGTGCCAATGACAATCTGTTCCGCAATCTTCTGTCCGCGCTCCACTGGGAAGAGATGGGATCAAGACCTGCCCTGAGCAGGAGAACACCAGAGCTTTCTCTTTCCTCCAGAGAAGATATGGACAAAAACGTTTCCTGTGCAAGCCCCACTGGAGTAGGTTGTGCCACTCCTGTTTGAGCCGTTTTGGCCTTTGCCCACCAGCGGCCACTGAACCAAAGATTCAGGTCTGGCTCAGATCTACAGGATGCTTCAATCTTGCCATGAGAAAATGCACATTAAGTAGCTAAGCCAACAGGTTGCCCATCATATCACAGGCTTAAGAGGCCAGTTCAAGCTCATGAACCTGGCAAGGTTAGGCTTGAGTAAAACTAAGGGCTATATCCAgattattttattcttttaagaGACTGATCCCCTGCCTTTTGACCCACATAAATCTAGAAGGTGACTTATGGTACCTCACAAGCTCCAAACCCAACACACAGCCACCAACAGAAACCAGTCATTGGCACTGACACTGCAGTGGCCAGTTTGCTTAAAAGCTTTTGGAGGGAGAGGCCATGTTGGTTGCAGCAGCTAAACCAACAATGAGTCTCATGGCACCTACTGGTGAGGTTTTACAGGGCTACAAGACTGTCATTTAGACTCAGTTTAAAGGTTTTTCAGAATCAGTTAAGCCCTCTGAAAGAAAAGCCTGTTGACTTAGCACTGAAAAGCCAGAGAAGGACAATGTAACCCAGCTTCCCTCGAGAGGGAATTCCTCAGTTCCAGGATCAAGGAGGTCCCACTGCATCCCAGACAGTGTAGGTAAGTTATCGAAGCAGGGTCAGTAGATGGTGGGCCTAAAGGCAAGTTCTGACTGACCTTGCTTCATTGAGAAACAGCTACATCACCCTTCACAATGCATTCTCCAATTCCTGCAGAGGAGTCACCGGATGCGTGACAACCTGCTTTGCACAGCTGCACCTTTGTGGCGCATTTACACCCAACCCCCTCTTATTTTCCCAGCACCCATCAGTCTCCCAGATTTCCATCTACTCCGGCTTGCTTCCaatctcttcccacccacccccagactCCCAACACGAAAGGTCCATGCTCACGTTTGTTGCCTCGA from Tiliqua scincoides isolate rTilSci1 chromosome 9, rTilSci1.hap2, whole genome shotgun sequence includes these protein-coding regions:
- the LOC136659972 gene encoding ATP-dependent RNA helicase DDX19B, coding for MATDSWALAVDEQEAAAESLGNLHLKDEKSKPASNGAVVKADENAEKTEEEEKEDRAAQSLLNKLIRSNLVDNTNQVEVLQRDPTSPLYSVKSFEELRLKPQLLQGVYAMGFNRPSKIQETALPMMLAEPPQNLIAQSQSGTGKTAAFVLAMLSRVEPENRYPQCLCLSPTYELALQTGKVIEQMGKFYPELKLAYAVRGNKLERGQKIAEQIVIGTPGTVLDWCSKLKFIDPKKIKVFVLDEADVMIATQGHQDQSIRIQRMLPRDCQMLLFSATFEDSVWKFAQKVVPDPNIIKLKREEETLDTIKQYYVLCNSREEKFQALCNIYGAITIAQAMIFCHTRKTAGWLAGELSKEGHQVALLSGEMMVEQRAAVIERFREGKEKVLVTTNVCARGIDVEQVSVVINFDLPVDKDGNPDNETYLHRIGRTGRFGKRGLAINMVDSKHSLNILNRIQEHFNKKIHKLDTDDLDEIEKIAN